A single window of Thalassomonas viridans DNA harbors:
- a CDS encoding rhodanese-like domain-containing protein, giving the protein MTTPANALIYPPADSDSANSFFSRKLAFETDCSDVYTDIKAGNSDFVLLDVRSEQAFEKSHAITAVNMPHGQINRKRLSAYSRDTVFVVYCWGPGCNGAAKAAEKISALGYGVKEMIGGIHYWEDFERYPVNRRLARAQS; this is encoded by the coding sequence ATGACAACACCAGCCAATGCCCTTATATATCCTCCGGCCGACAGTGATTCGGCCAACAGTTTTTTCAGCCGTAAGCTGGCGTTTGAAACCGACTGCAGCGATGTTTATACCGATATCAAAGCCGGCAATAGTGACTTTGTTTTACTCGATGTCCGCTCTGAACAGGCCTTTGAGAAAAGCCATGCCATTACCGCTGTGAATATGCCGCACGGGCAGATCAACCGAAAGCGTTTGTCGGCATATTCCCGGGATACGGTTTTTGTGGTGTATTGCTGGGGACCGGGATGTAACGGCGCCGCTAAGGCCGCCGAAAAAATCTCTGCCCTGGGATACGGGGTAAAAGAAATGATCGGCGGTATCCATTACTGGGAAGACTTTGAGCGTTACCCGGTAAACCGGCGCTTAGCCCGGGCGCAGAGCTAA
- a CDS encoding LysR family transcriptional regulator, producing MEFYQLRSFVLVAKTGNLTLAAKQLYTTPPAVSAHIKALEQELKTSLFTRTSKGMLLTEKGSLLLAKAQKTLDSALDMVNLAAEHQNEIIANFRLGINQSAASLHIKRLLDNLKENCPGISLELSNISSGELINALSAGTLDGGYLYGEVPGDLSTLRVKQQQITTIAPADATLDKNSPLAELCAHPWITMGRNCPFDRFLQQKLADFTANVKSSDDGSRLELVKTAQGLSFLEQEQALVHTQKQEIKILPQLDFTADLHFVVAKARIKEPVIKAMLQEIRILWQLPL from the coding sequence ATGGAATTTTACCAGCTGAGATCCTTTGTCCTTGTCGCCAAAACCGGGAATTTAACCCTGGCAGCCAAGCAGTTGTACACCACACCGCCTGCGGTAAGCGCCCATATCAAGGCTCTTGAACAGGAACTGAAAACAAGCCTGTTTACCCGTACCAGTAAAGGCATGCTATTGACGGAAAAAGGCAGCCTGCTGTTAGCCAAGGCACAGAAGACTCTGGACAGCGCCCTGGATATGGTAAATTTGGCGGCCGAGCATCAAAATGAAATTATCGCCAACTTTCGTTTGGGGATTAATCAGAGTGCGGCAAGTTTGCACATAAAGCGGCTACTGGACAACCTGAAAGAGAATTGTCCCGGTATCTCGCTTGAACTCAGCAACATTAGCAGCGGGGAGCTTATCAACGCCTTATCGGCGGGCACGCTCGACGGCGGTTATCTCTATGGGGAAGTTCCCGGGGACCTTTCGACGCTCAGGGTAAAGCAACAGCAAATCACCACTATAGCTCCGGCAGACGCAACGCTGGATAAAAACAGCCCCCTGGCCGAACTGTGCGCACATCCCTGGATCACTATGGGCCGGAACTGCCCCTTTGATCGCTTTTTACAACAAAAGCTGGCGGACTTCACCGCCAACGTCAAAAGCAGTGACGACGGCTCCCGCCTGGAACTGGTCAAAACAGCTCAGGGGCTAAGCTTTTTGGAACAAGAACAGGCGCTGGTACATACCCAAAAACAGGAAATCAAAATATTGCCGCAACTGGATTTTACCGCAGATCTGCACTTTGTAGTTGCCAAAGCCCGGATAAAGGAGCCTGTGATCAAAGCCATGTTGCAGGAGATCCGGATCCTGTGGCAACTCCCGCTATAA
- a CDS encoding DUF3325 domain-containing protein: MLLSFFVQLMAIALLALAMNKHFKNVFNRGIKPAQSRGLKVLGWLLLGFSYYLAVSAMAAPMATVYWLALLPLGIFYMALVAN; this comes from the coding sequence ATGCTGCTTAGTTTTTTTGTACAGCTGATGGCAATAGCCCTGCTTGCCCTGGCCATGAACAAGCATTTTAAAAATGTCTTCAACCGGGGGATTAAACCGGCACAGTCCAGGGGGTTAAAAGTACTGGGCTGGCTGCTGCTTGGTTTTTCGTATTACCTGGCCGTTTCTGCCATGGCTGCGCCTATGGCGACAGTTTACTGGCTGGCATTGTTGCCGCTTGGTATTTTTTATATGGCATTGGTGGCAAATTAA
- a CDS encoding PepSY-associated TM helix domain-containing protein: MKPDFRRTMIWLHTYSGLLIGWLLFAVFFTGTLSYFNDEISQWMQPELAAQPQNEDIINASLARLRARGTGADKWRIDLPDQRNNQWRLQWQEGKERQTIYLQGENGEQVTPRATQGGNFFRTFHYALELRNYGGRYITGIAAMVMLLAVFSGIFTHRRFFRDFFTLRKKALLKTLTDFHALAGVVTIPFCLMICASALIIYISLYMPWSAQHYLDGGTRELNSKVTTYLPELKPAKVYREPITDFTPIVGQVAKLWPDNPDIKRISFEHPFDANGRIIVERSHKLSLSNKSDVLVFSSHSGRQLAGMPPERTARKVRRIFYGLHEAHFAQPGLRWLFFISGLLSCALIASGLVIWLYKRLEKVKQRHAGHFIVERLNIAGIAGLVLAVIGYFYANRLLPVAIDERARLEITVLLSIWLISLIHSVCRPAGKAWREQLFLASLACLLLPLMDFIQEPQRLMRAFEQQNLIYIGFELALLVMGALLYKTARALQRRQGREQGDKPVSPKLRLKFSNAGSKSNAA; encoded by the coding sequence ATGAAGCCGGATTTCAGACGAACCATGATATGGCTGCATACCTACAGCGGCTTGCTGATCGGCTGGCTGCTTTTTGCGGTTTTTTTTACCGGAACCCTGAGTTATTTCAATGATGAAATTAGCCAGTGGATGCAGCCTGAGCTTGCTGCCCAGCCCCAGAATGAAGATATCATCAATGCTTCGCTTGCCAGGTTAAGGGCGAGGGGCACGGGTGCTGACAAGTGGCGGATCGATTTACCCGACCAGAGAAATAACCAATGGCGCCTGCAGTGGCAAGAAGGCAAGGAGCGCCAGACAATATATCTGCAGGGGGAAAACGGCGAACAGGTAACCCCCAGGGCAACGCAGGGGGGCAATTTTTTCAGGACCTTCCATTATGCCCTGGAGCTGAGAAACTACGGCGGTCGCTATATCACAGGAATAGCTGCCATGGTGATGTTGCTGGCGGTTTTTAGCGGTATTTTCACCCACAGGCGTTTTTTCCGCGACTTTTTTACGTTGCGCAAAAAAGCGCTGCTAAAAACCCTCACTGATTTTCATGCCCTGGCGGGCGTTGTCACTATACCTTTTTGTCTGATGATTTGTGCCAGTGCCCTGATTATTTATATCAGCCTTTATATGCCCTGGAGTGCGCAACATTATCTTGATGGCGGCACACGGGAGCTTAACAGCAAAGTGACAACTTACTTACCTGAGCTGAAACCGGCAAAGGTTTACCGTGAGCCGATCACCGACTTTACGCCAATCGTCGGGCAAGTTGCCAAGCTCTGGCCTGATAACCCGGATATTAAACGAATTTCGTTTGAACATCCCTTTGATGCCAATGGCCGTATTATTGTCGAGCGCAGCCATAAATTATCCCTGTCGAATAAGTCGGATGTGCTGGTGTTTTCATCCCACAGCGGCCGGCAATTAGCCGGTATGCCTCCCGAGCGCACGGCACGAAAAGTCAGGCGAATATTTTACGGCTTACATGAAGCACATTTTGCCCAGCCCGGGCTGCGCTGGTTGTTTTTTATCAGCGGTTTGCTTTCCTGCGCCCTGATCGCCAGCGGCCTGGTGATCTGGCTTTATAAAAGGCTGGAAAAAGTAAAGCAGCGCCATGCCGGCCATTTTATTGTTGAACGTTTGAATATCGCCGGTATCGCCGGACTGGTGCTGGCCGTTATCGGTTATTTTTATGCCAACCGTTTGCTGCCGGTGGCCATAGATGAGCGTGCGCGCCTGGAGATAACGGTTTTGTTGTCCATCTGGCTGATAAGCCTGATACATAGTGTATGTCGTCCGGCCGGCAAGGCCTGGCGCGAACAGTTATTTCTTGCTTCGCTGGCTTGCCTGTTATTGCCGCTGATGGATTTTATTCAGGAACCGCAAAGGTTGATGCGGGCGTTTGAACAGCAAAACCTGATTTATATCGGTTTTGAGCTCGCCCTTTTAGTCATGGGGGCTCTGTTATATAAAACCGCCAGGGCATTGCAGCGCAGACAAGGCCGGGAGCAGGGGGATAAACCTGTCAGCCCGAAGCTAAGGCTAAAGTTCAGTAATGCCGGGAGTAAGTCAAATGCTGCTTAG
- a CDS encoding TonB-dependent receptor, translated as MFLKPAFTVKMLSLSLSLAIAGGFSGQVSAQQSIKFQPESIAGGLSYLAKETGVQIYMAKDVLTGTDLTAGVINAVSPVLALEQLLANSELQAHWITKNQLVIKHKDDTTPVASLVSPENNVLSHGKMERISVYGRHNQLILESGTATKSNMSLMETPAAVVVVDKVLLDEQAGSTLQESIRNVSGLTQAGNNYGIGDNLIIRGLGANYTFDGMYAGASLGNSYNPTRSLTNIESVEVLKGPATGLYGMGAAGGVINMIEKKPQDKESYQVKASVGQWDSHSLMFDATSAITDKTAYRLVTNYESSDGYRGLGSQRSEIYATLRHHLNESNEFIFSGAYIDDEIQVDSIGHPVRILNLDSINAAPGDISWQDLPNDSDGDGDGIYGIALTEEQRQQLAESLVSTDGLEPYDLGSQGLISPISRPNEGEETRFKLQHKMEINADLFLHQQLLYRDYSSDFVRQTGAYNYVYWNRNGEINADPRAPLVIDDVLYPYAARRQEYRRAKSHEQTWQYFADLTHTWSWGVIEGEQLLSVNYENRDMSVKSWSIYDADGTNGDNPVPYILDIRNPNWGTGSFEDYDPVLKSNYDKSVAAWGISLQEVLYFDDMLTGRFGVAYSGTEQTYQHKGTDRTPEKSQEADTDDSGMTYNLGLNYRLNDQVATFVNYSKGRMTYSILGSVDGETDRPDSESKSFDIGVRFTAFDEDLLGSLVWFDTRRTNLRYANPEYNDNPDDVEFNINVPQYFYDDNDTTKGVEFDLNLALNELWSMNLNATYQDAYSIRANERSEQTKGVPKKYASLWTSYKHSFQALPEPVKFSLGVTYEDERTINSTAFGLPNSVVDSYVVWDAAMSYQLEQWDIQLNLRNLTDTTYYNKALFIGGLPGDSRNVKLTVNYSFN; from the coding sequence ATGTTTTTAAAACCCGCTTTTACAGTAAAAATGCTTTCCTTATCTCTATCGCTGGCAATTGCCGGTGGTTTCTCCGGCCAGGTATCGGCGCAGCAAAGTATCAAGTTTCAGCCCGAGTCGATAGCCGGTGGTTTGTCGTACCTGGCTAAAGAAACCGGTGTACAAATCTATATGGCTAAAGATGTCCTGACCGGGACTGACCTGACGGCAGGCGTAATCAACGCAGTCTCGCCGGTCTTAGCTTTGGAGCAGTTACTGGCCAATAGCGAATTGCAGGCGCACTGGATCACAAAAAATCAGCTGGTGATTAAACATAAGGATGATACTACCCCGGTAGCTAGCCTGGTCAGCCCGGAAAACAATGTTCTGTCGCATGGCAAAATGGAAAGGATCAGTGTTTACGGACGCCATAACCAGCTTATCCTGGAATCGGGAACCGCTACCAAATCGAACATGAGCTTGATGGAAACTCCGGCTGCGGTTGTGGTGGTTGATAAAGTGCTGCTGGACGAGCAGGCAGGTTCTACGTTGCAGGAAAGCATACGTAATGTCAGCGGCCTGACCCAGGCAGGTAATAACTATGGCATAGGGGATAACCTGATTATCCGTGGTTTAGGGGCAAACTATACCTTCGACGGCATGTATGCCGGCGCCAGTTTAGGCAACTCTTATAACCCGACCCGCTCTTTAACTAACATTGAAAGTGTTGAAGTGCTTAAGGGGCCGGCAACCGGCTTATACGGCATGGGGGCCGCCGGCGGTGTTATTAACATGATAGAGAAAAAGCCGCAGGACAAGGAAAGCTACCAGGTAAAAGCAAGTGTTGGCCAGTGGGACAGCCATTCCCTGATGTTTGATGCTACTTCGGCAATCACAGATAAAACCGCATACCGTTTAGTGACTAACTATGAATCCAGCGACGGCTACCGTGGCCTGGGCTCACAGCGCAGTGAAATTTATGCTACCTTGCGCCATCACTTAAATGAAAGCAATGAGTTTATCTTCTCCGGCGCATATATAGACGATGAAATCCAGGTGGACTCTATCGGTCATCCGGTGCGGATCCTTAACCTGGACAGCATAAACGCAGCCCCGGGTGATATCTCCTGGCAGGATCTGCCCAACGACAGTGACGGCGACGGTGACGGCATTTACGGTATTGCCTTAACGGAAGAACAAAGGCAGCAGCTGGCGGAGTCATTAGTTTCTACCGATGGTTTAGAGCCTTATGACCTGGGTAGCCAGGGCCTGATATCACCTATATCCCGGCCTAACGAGGGTGAAGAAACCCGCTTTAAGCTGCAGCATAAGATGGAGATTAATGCCGATCTGTTTTTACATCAGCAGCTTCTGTACCGCGATTATTCATCCGACTTTGTCCGTCAGACCGGCGCCTATAACTATGTTTACTGGAACCGTAACGGCGAAATCAATGCCGACCCCAGGGCGCCTCTGGTTATCGACGATGTCCTGTATCCGTATGCCGCACGCCGCCAGGAATATCGCCGTGCTAAATCACATGAGCAAACCTGGCAGTACTTTGCCGATTTAACCCATACCTGGTCGTGGGGGGTTATTGAAGGCGAGCAGTTGCTGAGCGTGAATTATGAAAACCGGGATATGTCGGTAAAATCCTGGTCGATATACGATGCTGACGGCACCAATGGCGATAATCCTGTGCCTTATATTCTTGATATCCGCAACCCTAACTGGGGTACGGGCTCATTCGAAGATTATGATCCGGTATTAAAAAGCAATTACGACAAGTCGGTTGCTGCCTGGGGCATCAGCCTGCAGGAAGTGCTTTATTTTGACGATATGCTGACCGGGCGTTTCGGCGTGGCTTATAGCGGCACCGAGCAAACCTACCAGCATAAGGGCACCGACCGTACCCCGGAAAAAAGCCAGGAAGCGGACACCGACGATTCCGGCATGACCTACAACCTGGGCCTGAACTACCGCCTGAATGACCAGGTGGCGACCTTTGTTAACTACTCAAAGGGACGCATGACCTACAGCATCTTAGGCTCGGTTGACGGTGAAACCGACCGTCCCGACTCTGAGTCGAAATCTTTCGATATCGGTGTCAGGTTTACCGCTTTTGATGAAGACCTGCTTGGCTCCCTGGTTTGGTTCGACACCCGTCGTACCAACCTGAGATATGCCAACCCTGAGTATAATGACAACCCGGATGACGTTGAATTTAATATTAACGTACCGCAGTATTTTTACGATGACAATGACACCACTAAAGGGGTTGAGTTTGACCTTAACCTGGCCCTGAATGAGCTGTGGTCAATGAACCTCAATGCCACCTATCAGGATGCGTACAGTATCCGTGCTAATGAGCGTTCAGAGCAAACCAAAGGGGTGCCGAAAAAATATGCCAGCTTATGGACCAGCTATAAGCATAGTTTCCAGGCCTTGCCTGAGCCGGTGAAGTTCAGCCTGGGGGTTACTTATGAAGACGAGCGCACCATAAACTCGACGGCATTCGGCTTGCCGAACTCTGTGGTTGACTCTTATGTGGTCTGGGATGCGGCCATGAGCTATCAGCTGGAGCAATGGGATATCCAGTTGAACCTGCGCAACCTGACGGATACCACCTATTACAATAAAGCCCTGTTTATCGGCGGGCTGCCGGGGGATAGCCGTAATGTTAAATTGACTGTGAACTACAGCTTCAATTAA
- a CDS encoding RluA family pseudouridine synthase yields the protein MQSQETCFTPFRQAVDAISRPERFTFPFYYDPHPLCVQAATELQQHLATQDQWQHNFGLNGETGLVIGKMFGVLVVENVRGELGYLAAFSGKLANQNLLPGFVPPVFDMLAEDSFFHQKQSVINGINEQLERLESNPEIHELNLALTAEVEAENQAVELYRQQVIAGRKKRKMQRAEAEKSLNQADFDMLLAKLSRESVGDKNRLKALKLYWQERVDLIRGQLTELTDEIGRLKERRKTLSANLQQALFQQYCFLNKDGEEKSLADIFRDTAYQTPPAGAGECAAPKLLHYCFKWQMKPVAMAEFWWGQSPKSEIRKHKNFYGACVGKCQPILGHMLQGIAMDENPLLSNPAVDKTIEIIYQDEDMLVVNKPADLLSVPGKSITDSVYTRMKQLFPAATGPLIVHRLDMSTSGLMVLALNKKAHKNLQKQFIERSVKKRYQALLQGELAQGELVQGELVQGELAQGESVPGEVKQQSGTITLPLRTDFDDRPRQLVCREHGKPAETFWQVTERGNNRTKVYLYPKTGRTHQLRVHCAHPLGLNLPIVGDDLYGDKGERLHLHAQLLELTHPRSKQPMSFSVDAEF from the coding sequence ATGCAGTCCCAGGAAACTTGTTTTACCCCCTTTCGCCAGGCCGTAGATGCCATCTCCCGGCCCGAGCGTTTTACCTTTCCGTTTTATTACGATCCCCATCCCTTGTGCGTGCAGGCGGCAACTGAGCTGCAACAACACCTGGCGACGCAGGATCAGTGGCAACATAATTTTGGTTTAAACGGTGAAACCGGGCTGGTGATAGGCAAGATGTTCGGCGTACTGGTGGTGGAAAATGTCCGGGGAGAGCTGGGGTACCTGGCGGCTTTTTCCGGCAAGCTCGCCAACCAGAACCTGTTGCCGGGGTTTGTGCCGCCTGTGTTTGATATGCTGGCCGAAGACAGTTTTTTCCATCAGAAGCAGTCAGTGATTAACGGCATAAATGAGCAGCTTGAACGTTTAGAATCTAACCCTGAAATCCATGAGTTAAACCTGGCTTTAACTGCAGAAGTCGAAGCAGAAAATCAGGCGGTTGAACTTTATCGCCAGCAGGTAATAGCCGGGCGTAAAAAACGGAAAATGCAAAGGGCGGAGGCTGAGAAAAGCCTGAACCAGGCTGATTTCGATATGCTGCTGGCAAAGCTTAGCCGGGAAAGTGTCGGGGATAAAAACCGTTTGAAAGCGCTGAAGCTTTACTGGCAGGAGAGGGTAGACCTTATCCGCGGCCAGTTAACGGAACTGACGGATGAAATCGGCCGGTTAAAGGAGAGGCGCAAAACCTTGTCGGCTAACCTGCAGCAAGCGTTATTCCAGCAGTACTGCTTTTTAAATAAAGACGGCGAAGAGAAAAGCCTGGCGGACATTTTCAGGGATACCGCCTACCAGACGCCACCGGCGGGGGCGGGGGAATGTGCGGCTCCTAAATTGTTGCATTATTGCTTTAAATGGCAAATGAAACCGGTTGCCATGGCGGAGTTCTGGTGGGGGCAGTCGCCGAAATCCGAGATCCGTAAACATAAAAACTTCTACGGCGCCTGTGTCGGTAAATGCCAGCCTATCCTGGGCCATATGCTGCAAGGCATAGCGATGGATGAAAACCCCTTGTTAAGCAATCCAGCAGTGGACAAAACCATAGAGATTATTTACCAGGATGAGGATATGCTGGTGGTGAATAAACCGGCGGACCTGCTGTCGGTGCCGGGTAAGAGCATAACCGATTCTGTTTATACCCGGATGAAGCAGCTTTTTCCCGCGGCCACAGGCCCGCTGATTGTTCACCGGCTGGATATGTCTACCTCCGGCCTTATGGTACTCGCCCTAAATAAAAAGGCCCATAAAAACCTGCAGAAACAATTTATTGAGCGCAGCGTGAAAAAGCGCTATCAGGCCCTATTACAAGGAGAATTAGCACAAGGAGAACTAGTGCAGGGGGAATTAGTACAAGGAGAATTAGCGCAGGGAGAATCAGTGCCGGGAGAAGTGAAACAGCAAAGCGGCACCATAACCCTGCCGCTGCGTACCGACTTCGATGACAGGCCCAGGCAACTGGTTTGCCGGGAGCATGGCAAACCGGCTGAGACTTTCTGGCAGGTAACCGAGCGGGGAAACAACAGGACTAAGGTTTACCTGTACCCGAAAACCGGCCGTACCCACCAGCTTAGGGTACACTGCGCCCATCCGCTGGGATTAAACCTGCCGATTGTCGGGGATGATCTATACGGCGATAAGGGAGAAAGGCTGCATCTGCATGCCCAGTTGCTGGAGTTAACGCATCCCAGAAGCAAACAGCCGATGTCTTTTAGCGTAGATGCGGAATTTTAG
- a CDS encoding response regulator transcription factor, whose product MTQTHIILVEDDLRLASLISSFLTSEGFSVTHEARGDNAVELILDAKPELVILDMNLPGLNGLEVCKKIRCGYQGAVIMVTANDDELTEVSALNFGVDDFIAKPIRPHVLLARINALFRRSQQSLTPDNGHLLKVQDIVLDQQNRQVTQGQEMLELSDAEFDVLKVLMENAGQILSRSQLFYAVRGIEYDGQDRSLDMRVSSLRKQLKDLEVPHRYIKSVRGKGYLFITQNRDS is encoded by the coding sequence ATGACACAGACCCATATTATCCTGGTTGAAGATGATCTCAGACTGGCATCGCTTATCAGCAGTTTCCTGACCAGTGAAGGTTTCTCCGTCACCCATGAGGCAAGGGGCGACAATGCCGTCGAGCTCATTCTTGATGCCAAACCCGAACTGGTGATCCTGGATATGAATTTACCCGGCTTAAACGGCCTGGAAGTCTGCAAAAAAATCCGCTGCGGTTATCAGGGGGCGGTGATCATGGTAACCGCCAACGACGATGAATTAACGGAAGTCTCGGCATTAAACTTTGGCGTCGACGACTTTATCGCCAAACCTATCCGCCCCCATGTCCTGCTCGCCCGCATCAACGCCCTGTTCAGGCGCAGCCAGCAAAGCCTGACGCCGGATAACGGACACCTACTTAAGGTGCAGGATATAGTATTGGACCAGCAAAACCGGCAGGTAACACAAGGCCAGGAAATGCTGGAGCTGAGCGATGCCGAGTTTGACGTATTGAAGGTACTGATGGAGAACGCCGGGCAGATTTTAAGCCGTTCTCAGCTATTTTATGCGGTACGGGGCATAGAATATGACGGCCAGGACAGGTCGCTGGATATGCGGGTCTCCAGCCTGCGTAAACAATTAAAAGATCTCGAAGTTCCCCACCGCTATATCAAATCGGTACGCGGCAAGGGCTATTTGTTTATTACCCAAAACCGGGACAGCTAA
- a CDS encoding ATP-binding protein: protein MIKLFIRFYIGITLAVIAAITAGGIMLDSQYQQTLAQDHRMYSSAVHDIVNSTLKQYPVEQWQTQLNILQQKSPYQLTFTALSQLTPTQREQLQSQGVAIDITTDILGDEATLHYPITGTDQALRYTAKNATNPEYDWLFIASMLLLMLMLAIAVYWLAKPISHHINQLVKVSQQIGKGQLQARADPRGPAPLNELAATMNRMSEQIARLLKQQEVMTGAVAHELRAPLANLRFALDMTHSHKDINALQSHLAEMDQDIDDMDQLIDELLTYARLNNAPQAGAGEEIAISPLLKNLLDKRNKLLPGIHIELQDNCPPAPACRIYGAKNEIGRAITNVITNAQRYARKHIRVALTQDGPWCLITIDDDGKGIAPEDWQDIFIPFKRLESGKEQQTNITGKGYGLGLAIVERIMLNHKGNVTVEQSPLGGARFVLSFPCQKDIDQASRALPEET, encoded by the coding sequence GTGATCAAGCTCTTTATCCGCTTTTATATCGGCATAACACTGGCGGTGATCGCCGCAATAACAGCTGGGGGTATCATGCTTGACAGCCAGTACCAGCAAACCCTGGCCCAGGATCACCGGATGTATTCCAGTGCGGTTCATGACATAGTCAATAGCACCCTAAAGCAATACCCCGTGGAGCAGTGGCAGACACAACTTAATATTTTACAGCAAAAATCCCCCTACCAATTAACCTTCACCGCCCTTAGCCAGTTAACCCCTACGCAAAGAGAACAGCTGCAAAGCCAAGGTGTTGCCATAGATATCACCACGGATATACTGGGTGACGAAGCCACCTTACATTATCCAATCACAGGCACAGATCAGGCGCTGCGTTATACCGCCAAAAATGCCACCAACCCCGAGTACGACTGGCTGTTTATCGCTTCTATGCTGCTGCTGATGTTAATGCTGGCAATAGCCGTATACTGGCTGGCAAAGCCCATTTCACACCATATCAACCAGCTGGTTAAGGTCAGCCAGCAAATAGGAAAAGGACAATTGCAGGCACGCGCCGATCCCCGGGGGCCAGCCCCCTTAAATGAGCTTGCCGCTACTATGAACCGGATGAGCGAACAAATAGCCCGGTTGCTGAAACAACAGGAAGTGATGACCGGCGCCGTCGCCCACGAATTGCGCGCTCCCCTCGCCAACCTGCGCTTTGCCCTTGATATGACCCACTCCCATAAAGACATAAACGCCCTGCAAAGCCACCTGGCGGAGATGGACCAGGACATAGATGACATGGACCAGCTTATTGACGAACTGCTCACTTACGCCAGGTTAAACAATGCCCCCCAGGCCGGCGCAGGAGAAGAAATAGCGATATCCCCTTTATTGAAAAACCTCCTGGATAAACGCAACAAACTATTACCCGGCATTCATATCGAATTGCAGGATAACTGCCCACCTGCTCCCGCCTGCCGGATTTACGGCGCAAAAAATGAGATCGGCCGGGCCATTACCAATGTGATAACCAATGCCCAGCGTTATGCCCGAAAGCATATCCGGGTGGCATTAACACAGGACGGCCCCTGGTGCTTGATAACAATAGATGATGACGGCAAAGGCATAGCCCCCGAAGACTGGCAGGATATCTTCATCCCTTTCAAGCGCCTGGAAAGCGGCAAAGAGCAGCAAACCAATATCACGGGCAAGGGCTACGGCCTGGGACTGGCTATAGTCGAGCGCATTATGCTTAACCACAAAGGCAATGTCACGGTAGAACAAAGCCCGCTTGGCGGCGCACGTTTTGTATTAAGTTTTCCCTGCCAGAAAGATATAGACCAGGCTTCCCGCGCTTTGCCTGAAGAGACTTAA
- a CDS encoding DUF2141 domain-containing protein has protein sequence MNLSIYSLSFITLSTLFTSAASTRPAGPGELTELNIKISNIPLTASKESETKTPVGKQPAGELEIALLANAAQWQLDEPPFKVIRLPADKTDISYTFSQIPAGRYALYAFFDANNNNTLDEDWLGMPTESFTFSGLTPSVGEDINFLDASFIVGGKGKTMTLTLIGME, from the coding sequence ATGAATCTCTCTATTTATTCCCTTAGCTTTATCACCCTATCCACTTTATTTACATCAGCCGCCTCAACCAGGCCCGCCGGGCCGGGGGAGCTTACCGAACTCAACATCAAGATCAGCAATATCCCCCTAACTGCAAGTAAAGAGTCAGAAACTAAAACGCCGGTAGGTAAGCAGCCGGCAGGCGAGCTCGAAATCGCCCTACTGGCAAATGCCGCCCAGTGGCAGCTTGACGAGCCGCCTTTTAAAGTCATCAGGCTCCCGGCGGATAAAACCGATATCTCCTATACCTTCAGCCAGATACCCGCCGGCCGCTATGCCCTGTATGCCTTTTTCGACGCCAATAACAACAACACCCTGGACGAAGACTGGCTGGGCATGCCTACCGAGTCCTTCACTTTTTCCGGTCTCACCCCCTCCGTAGGCGAAGATATTAATTTTTTGGATGCCAGCTTTATTGTCGGCGGTAAAGGCAAAACCATGACCTTAACCTTGATCGGAATGGAATAA